A stretch of Phoenix dactylifera cultivar Barhee BC4 chromosome 16, palm_55x_up_171113_PBpolish2nd_filt_p, whole genome shotgun sequence DNA encodes these proteins:
- the LOC103720098 gene encoding thioredoxin H2-1, with protein MGLLFSSPAAAASDDGDSHVLAIHSKDAWNDHSQSHGDSSKLMVIDFSASWCGPCRFMEPVFNAMAAKYTDVVFVKIDVDELSEVAQQWRVQAMPTFVLVKGGGEVGRVVGSKKDELDKKIEQLRS; from the exons ATGGGGCTTCTGTTctcctcccccgccgccgccgcctccgacgACGGCGACTCCCACGTCCTCGCTATCCACTCCAAGGACGCCTGGAACGACCACTCGCAGTCTCACGGAGACTCCTCCAAGCTG ATGGTGATCGATTTCTCGGCATCGTGGTGCGGACCGTGCCGCTTCATGGAGCCGGTCTTCAACGCTATGGCCGCCAAGTACACCGACGTGGTCTTTGTCAAGATCGATGTCGACGAGCTCTCG gaGGTGGCGCAGCAGTGGAGGGTGCAGGCAATGCCGACCTTCGTTCTGGTGAAGGGAGGGGGCGAGGTGGGCAGGGTGGTGGGCTCGAAGAAGGACGAGCTCGACAAGAAAATCGAGCAGCTGAGGTCTTGA
- the LOC103720099 gene encoding uncharacterized protein LOC103720099 isoform X2 — translation MAVSGESAAAAAAAEAEGPVLGLISKRLRALRKKNNRILQTEESLAQGKSLNKEQEELLRSKPAVTALIDELEKLRSPLAAALQDEFSRRPSPPPQQPSPSAPVAAEPDDKAIEDLLSLLYFGCLFDVRPQNEFTAMMLTRTHERDCCLTYDYVTDDATDLLGERDLDTISALGSLVISRPAYSGVSHKNALQECVQRARLWFQKSNQPIHPGASVTYAGLKEKLNKIMASDYFTATPEMKAPVDVAAAVGKYSTTCQVQISEATTVASPAAQIEGSPAHYQQKEDEQDDFQPTEVQPEHQSSPADEPPKDEADVLNPSSDIASVQQEQQKLEADEKELNQRDPEPKDQQYIPRRGYQNQRGGSRGGGGGGGGRRGYPNGRGGRGRGGGGSYQNGRSQYYDSGYHPRNYNSRGRGGRSGGSAMYNNHGGGPHGDHVPVNAEWGTST, via the exons ATGGCGGTCTCGGGGGaatcggcggcggcggcggcggcggcggaggcggagggGCCGGTACTGGGCCTGATAAGCAAGCGGCTCAGGGCTCTGCGAAAGAAGAACAATCGCATCCTCCAAACGGAGGAGAGCCTCGCCCAGGGAAAATCCCTAAACAAGGAGCAGGAGGAGCTGCTCCGCTCCAAGCCCGCCGTCACCGCCCTAATCGATGAACTTGAGAAGCTCCGCTCCCCCCTCGCCGCCGCCCTCCAGGACGAGTTCTCCCGCCGCCCCTCCCCGCCGCCCCAACAACCCTCCCCTTCCGCCCCCGTCGCCGCCGAGCCCGACGACAAGGCAATCGAGGACCTCCTCTCCTTGCTTTACTTCGGCTGCCTCTTCGATGTCAGGCCGCAGAACGAGTTCACCGCCATGATGCTCACGCGGACGCACGAGCGCGACTGCTGCTTGACGTACGACTATGTGACCGACGATGCCACCGATTTGCTCGGGGAGCGGGACCTCGACACGATCTCGGCGCTTGGCTCGCTCGTGATATCGAGGCCGGCCTACTCCGGGGTCTCCCACAAGAACGCGCTCCAGGAATGCGTCCAGCGTGCCAGGCTCTGGTTCCAGAAGTCCAATCAGCCCATCCATCCAGGGGCCTCGGTGACCT ATGCTGGATTGAAGGAAAAGCTGAACAAGATTATGGCATCAGACTACTTCACCGCAACACCGGAGATGAAAGCTCCGGTGGATGTGGCTGCGGCTGTCGGAAAATACAGCACGACTTGCCAAGTGCAGATTTCTGAGGCCACCACCGTGGCATCCCCTGCTGCCCAAATCGAAGGTTCCCCAGCACATTATCAGCAGAAG GAGGATGAGCAAGATGATTTTCAACCAACTGAAGTCCAGCCTGAGCATCAGTCTTCCCCTGCTGATGAACCTCCAAAG GATGAGGCAGATGTGCTAAACCCGTCAAGCGACATTGCCTCGGTCCAACAGGAGCAGCAGAAGCTTGAGGCAGATGAGAAGGAACTGAACCAGAGAGATCCAGAACCGAAGGATCAACAATACATTCCTCGGAGGGGTTACCAGAACCAGAGAGGTGGAAgtcgtggtggtggtggtggaggtgggGGCAGGAGGGGCTATCCAAATGGTCGTGGTGGTCGTGGCCGAGGTGGGGGTGGCAGTTACCAAAATGGGCGGAGTCAGTATTACGACTCTGGATACCATCCAAGAAACTACAACTCAAGGGGTAGGGGAGGTCGCTCTGGTGGTTCAGCCATGTACAACAATCATGGAGGAGGACCTCATGGAGATCATGTCCCTGTGAATGCTGAATGGGGAACAAGCACTTAA
- the LOC103720099 gene encoding uncharacterized protein LOC103720099 isoform X1: protein MAVSGESAAAAAAAEAEGPVLGLISKRLRALRKKNNRILQTEESLAQGKSLNKEQEELLRSKPAVTALIDELEKLRSPLAAALQDEFSRRPSPPPQQPSPSAPVAAEPDDKAIEDLLSLLYFGCLFDVRPQNEFTAMMLTRTHERDCCLTYDYVTDDATDLLGERDLDTISALGSLVISRPAYSGVSHKNALQECVQRARLWFQKSNQPIHPGASVTYAGLKEKLNKIMASDYFTATPEMKAPVDVAAAVGKYSTTCQVQISEATTVASPAAQIEGSPAHYQQKEDEQDDFQPTEVQPEHQSSPADEPPKMDEADVLNPSSDIASVQQEQQKLEADEKELNQRDPEPKDQQYIPRRGYQNQRGGSRGGGGGGGGRRGYPNGRGGRGRGGGGSYQNGRSQYYDSGYHPRNYNSRGRGGRSGGSAMYNNHGGGPHGDHVPVNAEWGTST, encoded by the exons ATGGCGGTCTCGGGGGaatcggcggcggcggcggcggcggcggaggcggagggGCCGGTACTGGGCCTGATAAGCAAGCGGCTCAGGGCTCTGCGAAAGAAGAACAATCGCATCCTCCAAACGGAGGAGAGCCTCGCCCAGGGAAAATCCCTAAACAAGGAGCAGGAGGAGCTGCTCCGCTCCAAGCCCGCCGTCACCGCCCTAATCGATGAACTTGAGAAGCTCCGCTCCCCCCTCGCCGCCGCCCTCCAGGACGAGTTCTCCCGCCGCCCCTCCCCGCCGCCCCAACAACCCTCCCCTTCCGCCCCCGTCGCCGCCGAGCCCGACGACAAGGCAATCGAGGACCTCCTCTCCTTGCTTTACTTCGGCTGCCTCTTCGATGTCAGGCCGCAGAACGAGTTCACCGCCATGATGCTCACGCGGACGCACGAGCGCGACTGCTGCTTGACGTACGACTATGTGACCGACGATGCCACCGATTTGCTCGGGGAGCGGGACCTCGACACGATCTCGGCGCTTGGCTCGCTCGTGATATCGAGGCCGGCCTACTCCGGGGTCTCCCACAAGAACGCGCTCCAGGAATGCGTCCAGCGTGCCAGGCTCTGGTTCCAGAAGTCCAATCAGCCCATCCATCCAGGGGCCTCGGTGACCT ATGCTGGATTGAAGGAAAAGCTGAACAAGATTATGGCATCAGACTACTTCACCGCAACACCGGAGATGAAAGCTCCGGTGGATGTGGCTGCGGCTGTCGGAAAATACAGCACGACTTGCCAAGTGCAGATTTCTGAGGCCACCACCGTGGCATCCCCTGCTGCCCAAATCGAAGGTTCCCCAGCACATTATCAGCAGAAG GAGGATGAGCAAGATGATTTTCAACCAACTGAAGTCCAGCCTGAGCATCAGTCTTCCCCTGCTGATGAACCTCCAAAGATG GATGAGGCAGATGTGCTAAACCCGTCAAGCGACATTGCCTCGGTCCAACAGGAGCAGCAGAAGCTTGAGGCAGATGAGAAGGAACTGAACCAGAGAGATCCAGAACCGAAGGATCAACAATACATTCCTCGGAGGGGTTACCAGAACCAGAGAGGTGGAAgtcgtggtggtggtggtggaggtgggGGCAGGAGGGGCTATCCAAATGGTCGTGGTGGTCGTGGCCGAGGTGGGGGTGGCAGTTACCAAAATGGGCGGAGTCAGTATTACGACTCTGGATACCATCCAAGAAACTACAACTCAAGGGGTAGGGGAGGTCGCTCTGGTGGTTCAGCCATGTACAACAATCATGGAGGAGGACCTCATGGAGATCATGTCCCTGTGAATGCTGAATGGGGAACAAGCACTTAA